The Streptomyces kanamyceticus genome window below encodes:
- a CDS encoding acyl-CoA thioesterase: MTRHIYQCPLRWSDMDAFGHVNNVVFLRYLEEARIDFMFRLAPGDGSPSFSGGSVVARHEIDYVRPLVHRHEPVTVESWVTKIGAASLTIAYEIKDDEQVYVRASTVVVPFDLEAQRPRRITKEEKSYLQLYVDDSADGGSGALAA, translated from the coding sequence GTGACTCGGCACATCTACCAGTGCCCGCTGCGCTGGTCGGACATGGACGCCTTCGGGCACGTCAACAACGTCGTCTTCCTGCGGTACCTGGAAGAGGCGCGGATCGACTTCATGTTCCGGCTCGCGCCCGGGGACGGCTCGCCGTCGTTCTCCGGCGGGTCCGTGGTGGCCCGCCACGAGATCGACTACGTACGGCCGTTGGTGCACCGGCACGAGCCGGTCACCGTCGAGTCGTGGGTGACGAAGATAGGTGCGGCGTCGCTCACGATCGCGTATGAGATCAAGGACGACGAGCAGGTCTACGTGCGGGCTTCGACGGTGGTCGTGCCGTTCGATCTGGAGGCCCAGCGGCCGCGCCGGATCACCAAGGAGGAGAAGTCGTACCTCCAGCTGTACGTGGACGACAGCGCCGACGGTGGCTCGGGGGCGCTTGCCGCATGA
- a CDS encoding globin encodes MDGVNEIPRGALQEQTFYEQVGGEETFRRLVHLFYQGIAEDPLLRPMYPEEDLGPAEERLALFLMQYWGGPRTYSDHRGHPRLRMRHAPFTVDRAAHDAWLKHMRAAVDELGLSEEHERTLWNYLTYAAASMVNSEG; translated from the coding sequence ATGGACGGTGTGAACGAGATCCCACGCGGCGCGCTTCAGGAGCAGACCTTCTACGAGCAGGTCGGCGGCGAGGAGACCTTCCGGCGCCTGGTCCACCTCTTCTACCAGGGGATCGCGGAGGATCCCCTGCTGCGGCCCATGTACCCGGAGGAGGACCTCGGGCCCGCCGAGGAGCGGCTCGCGCTGTTCCTGATGCAGTACTGGGGCGGCCCCCGCACCTACAGCGACCACCGCGGCCACCCCCGCCTGCGCATGCGGCACGCGCCGTTCACGGTCGACAGGGCCGCGCACGACGCGTGGCTCAAGCACATGCGCGCCGCGGTCGACGAGCTCGGGCTCTCCGAGGAGCACGAGCGGACGCTGTGGAACTACCTGACGTACGCGGCGGCGTCCATGGTGAACTCCGAGGGGTGA
- a CDS encoding FHA domain-containing protein: protein MPTCPNGHQSGSDDWCEVCGHRMAGAVPPPPPPPPAAGYGYPPPPPGQDPGFPQPAPPRPHLAAVPDPAPEGELCPQCRTPREANAPFCEECRWNFLTNTATSYTPAAPNPPLPGTHGGPGPGMQPPGPNPAQQFQPPPGPGYDYQGSRPSQMNRPAEPIPPFGNGGAHGGGNGGGPGNGFGQPGPGQPGPGQTPPGAPQAFQQPGPPPPPAFPQAPQETGGPQGPPPPPPGPQGPGPAGPGPGPGPGQPGPGQPGPGGPSFGGGGDDWVISPPSAPARQDPFQQGPPQPQDPFQQGPPPQQDPFQQGPPPQQGPGTWTATIGPDREYFMAMMQRSGPEASGLNLPAYSPEQQRPLVGNQITIGRRRHSTGDTPDIDLSVPPEDPGVSHQHAVLVQQPDSSWAVVDQNSTNGTTVNNGEEPIQPFVPIPLQDGDRVHVGAWTTITIRRD, encoded by the coding sequence ATGCCGACCTGCCCGAACGGACACCAGTCGGGTTCCGACGACTGGTGCGAGGTCTGCGGTCACCGCATGGCCGGTGCCGTACCTCCGCCGCCCCCGCCGCCGCCCGCGGCCGGGTACGGCTATCCCCCGCCGCCGCCCGGTCAGGACCCGGGCTTCCCGCAGCCCGCGCCGCCGCGCCCGCACCTGGCCGCCGTGCCCGACCCGGCGCCCGAGGGCGAGCTCTGCCCGCAGTGCCGCACGCCCCGCGAGGCGAACGCGCCGTTCTGCGAGGAGTGCCGCTGGAACTTCCTGACGAACACGGCCACCTCGTACACCCCGGCCGCGCCGAACCCGCCGCTGCCGGGCACGCACGGCGGTCCGGGACCCGGCATGCAGCCGCCCGGGCCGAACCCCGCGCAGCAGTTCCAGCCGCCGCCGGGACCGGGCTACGACTACCAGGGCTCGCGCCCCTCGCAGATGAACCGGCCCGCCGAGCCGATCCCGCCGTTCGGCAACGGCGGCGCCCACGGCGGTGGCAACGGCGGCGGCCCCGGAAACGGCTTCGGCCAGCCGGGTCCCGGCCAGCCCGGCCCCGGCCAGACGCCGCCCGGCGCCCCGCAGGCGTTCCAGCAGCCGGGTCCGCCCCCGCCGCCCGCCTTCCCGCAGGCCCCGCAGGAGACCGGCGGTCCGCAGGGTCCGCCCCCGCCGCCGCCAGGTCCGCAGGGACCCGGTCCCGCGGGTCCGGGTCCTGGTCCCGGTCCGGGTCAGCCCGGTCCTGGTCAGCCCGGTCCCGGCGGCCCGTCCTTCGGCGGCGGAGGCGACGACTGGGTGATCTCACCGCCCTCGGCCCCCGCCCGGCAGGACCCGTTCCAGCAAGGTCCCCCGCAGCCCCAGGACCCGTTCCAGCAGGGCCCGCCGCCGCAGCAGGACCCCTTCCAGCAGGGGCCCCCGCCGCAGCAGGGCCCCGGTACCTGGACGGCGACGATCGGTCCCGACCGTGAGTACTTCATGGCGATGATGCAGCGCAGCGGTCCCGAGGCGTCGGGCCTGAACCTGCCCGCGTACTCGCCGGAGCAGCAGCGTCCGCTGGTCGGCAACCAGATCACCATCGGCCGTCGCCGCCACTCCACGGGCGACACCCCGGACATCGACCTGTCGGTGCCGCCGGAGGACCCCGGCGTATCGCACCAGCACGCGGTCCTGGTCCAGCAGCCGGACAGCAGCTGGGCGGTCGTCGACCAGAACTCCACGAACGGCACCACGGTCAACAACGGCGAGGAGCCCATCCAGCCGTTCGTCCCGATCCCGCTCCAGGACGGCGACCGGGTGCACGTGGGCGCCTGGACGACGATCACGATCCGCCGCGACTGA
- a CDS encoding FtsX-like permease family protein: MPVPAVAPWVRTRLRAAPGAAVALAALVAVTAFLAALFPRAVETYENDALRTAVADAGAARTGIELTAPAPGLEADRRDREEALNPGPLGERYAKTLKAVPAPIRVDRDQSTYGARTVRSPSGLDRWLPRLDALPPQFTLAAQAGLDRHARVREGRLPRGEGVTSNSRRVEAAVTADTARVMKLRVGTSVHLPTTYGPRVTVRITGIVEPVRPSGGYWAYDSVIAAPVTELAPGPAPQQRRWHAGLLLAPEAGGFLPAVDQSPQRYWRVAPASGDLTARDMSALKARIASLESGPLLTRLRGFTDRSAQVSSDLDDVLNEHAGLRDAVTPVVAVAAYGVGGVAAVVLLMTCALSAARRQDELALLRSRGGSVRGIAGRLLAETSVVAVPAAGLGLLAAVLAVPHARVGPSLWAAAAVGALACVVLPVRAAVAHRRPRAHAGRDDVLTARPSRRRTVAELVLLVLAVGAVVTLRRRGTGDGGSPASGSGGAGSGAGSSSGTGSGSTVGSADWLVSAAPVLIGCIAALVLVRLYPLPLRLLARPFARRRGPLGFLSMASAGRASAAHVLPLLGLLLALTTAAFGGSVLAGVHDARDRTALLTVGADARVERTGKPLPASLAAELRKASGVREVSAVHIDWTLTLPDGSAVPLVAVEPETYARLTAATGLGRVTKMDLTAARPADSAPLPAVASPDVARRLGTATHSFRTPSGDFTAKVGPIRTTTPALPTHGSFLLIDRAGLPKAKDTALLATGDGITRKGIAAARAAAEADADAQAGADEAETNTDAEARAEAEAGVVKVQVRADARAALTSSPLQSGAENVYAAAVAAAAGYAALAVLLSLLQSAPRRRMLLGRLRTMGLSARQGRGLLALEALPQALLAAVGGVLAGWAAIGLLAEGLDLRRIALAAHGGLTGLGEVTLRADPWSLLLPAAGIVVLVAGVAFAQAWWTTRRTAAVDLRTGDNR; the protein is encoded by the coding sequence GTGCCCGTACCCGCCGTTGCCCCCTGGGTCCGCACCCGGCTGCGCGCCGCTCCCGGCGCCGCGGTCGCGCTCGCCGCGCTGGTGGCCGTGACCGCCTTCCTCGCCGCGCTCTTCCCGCGCGCCGTCGAGACGTACGAGAACGACGCGCTCCGCACCGCCGTCGCCGACGCGGGGGCCGCCCGTACCGGCATCGAACTCACCGCCCCCGCACCGGGTCTGGAGGCCGACCGGCGCGACCGCGAGGAGGCGCTGAACCCCGGTCCGCTGGGCGAGCGGTACGCGAAGACGCTCAAGGCCGTGCCCGCGCCGATCCGGGTGGACCGGGACCAGTCGACGTACGGCGCGCGGACCGTCAGGTCGCCGAGCGGCCTGGACCGTTGGCTGCCCCGGCTCGACGCGCTCCCGCCGCAGTTCACGCTGGCCGCCCAGGCCGGACTCGACCGGCACGCGCGCGTGCGGGAGGGGCGGCTGCCCCGGGGCGAGGGCGTCACGTCGAACAGCCGCCGCGTCGAAGCGGCCGTGACCGCGGACACCGCGCGCGTGATGAAGCTGCGCGTCGGCACGTCCGTCCACCTGCCGACCACCTACGGCCCGCGCGTCACCGTCCGGATCACCGGCATCGTCGAGCCCGTGCGCCCCTCGGGCGGCTACTGGGCGTACGACTCCGTCATCGCCGCCCCCGTCACGGAACTCGCCCCAGGACCCGCCCCGCAGCAGAGGCGCTGGCACGCCGGGCTGCTCCTGGCGCCCGAGGCGGGCGGCTTCCTGCCCGCCGTGGACCAGAGCCCGCAGCGGTACTGGCGCGTCGCTCCGGCGTCCGGCGACCTCACCGCCCGCGACATGAGCGCGCTCAAGGCGCGCATCGCGTCGCTGGAGAGCGGCCCGCTGCTCACCCGGCTGCGGGGCTTCACGGACAGGAGCGCCCAGGTCTCCAGCGACCTCGACGACGTCCTCAACGAGCACGCGGGGCTGCGCGACGCGGTCACGCCGGTGGTCGCCGTGGCCGCGTACGGCGTCGGCGGGGTCGCGGCGGTCGTCCTCCTGATGACCTGCGCGCTGAGCGCCGCGCGTCGGCAGGACGAACTGGCGCTGCTGCGCTCGCGCGGCGGCTCCGTGCGCGGCATCGCGGGCCGGTTGCTCGCCGAGACCTCCGTGGTGGCCGTGCCCGCGGCGGGCCTCGGACTGCTCGCCGCGGTCCTGGCCGTGCCGCACGCGCGCGTGGGGCCCTCGCTCTGGGCCGCGGCCGCGGTGGGCGCGCTGGCCTGTGTGGTCCTTCCGGTGCGGGCCGCGGTCGCGCACCGCAGGCCGCGCGCGCACGCGGGCCGCGACGACGTCCTGACGGCCCGCCCCTCGCGGCGCCGGACGGTGGCCGAACTGGTGCTGCTCGTCCTCGCGGTGGGGGCGGTGGTCACGTTGCGCAGGCGGGGGACGGGTGACGGGGGCTCGCCCGCGTCGGGAAGCGGCGGCGCCGGTTCTGGTGCTGGTTCCTCTTCCGGTACTGGTTCTGGTTCGACCGTCGGCTCGGCGGACTGGCTGGTCAGCGCCGCCCCGGTGCTCATCGGCTGCATCGCCGCGCTCGTTCTCGTACGCCTCTATCCCCTGCCGCTGCGTCTCCTCGCGCGCCCGTTCGCGCGGCGCAGGGGCCCGCTCGGCTTCCTGTCGATGGCGAGCGCGGGCCGGGCCTCCGCCGCCCATGTCCTGCCGCTGCTCGGCCTGCTGCTCGCCCTGACGACGGCGGCCTTCGGCGGTTCGGTCCTTGCCGGTGTGCACGACGCCCGCGACCGCACGGCGCTCCTCACGGTGGGCGCGGACGCCCGCGTGGAACGCACCGGCAAGCCGCTGCCCGCCTCCCTCGCGGCCGAGCTCCGCAAGGCCTCCGGGGTGCGCGAGGTGTCGGCCGTGCACATCGACTGGACCCTGACGCTGCCCGACGGTTCGGCCGTCCCGCTGGTGGCGGTGGAACCGGAGACGTACGCGCGACTGACCGCGGCCACCGGCCTCGGCCGCGTCACGAAGATGGACCTCACCGCGGCGCGCCCGGCGGATTCCGCCCCGCTGCCCGCCGTCGCCTCCCCCGACGTCGCCCGACGCCTGGGCACCGCCACCCACTCCTTCCGCACCCCTTCCGGCGACTTCACCGCGAAGGTCGGCCCCATCCGCACGACCACCCCCGCGCTCCCCACGCACGGCAGCTTCCTCCTGATCGACCGTGCGGGCCTGCCCAAGGCCAAGGACACGGCGCTGCTCGCGACGGGTGACGGCATCACGCGGAAGGGGATCGCGGCAGCGAGGGCGGCGGCGGAGGCGGACGCCGATGCGCAGGCTGGTGCCGACGAGGCGGAGACCAACACCGACGCGGAGGCCCGCGCCGAAGCGGAAGCCGGTGTCGTCAAAGTCCAGGTGCGTGCCGACGCGCGTGCGGCGCTGACCAGTTCGCCCCTGCAGTCCGGCGCCGAGAACGTCTACGCGGCCGCCGTCGCCGCGGCCGCCGGATACGCCGCCCTCGCCGTACTGCTCTCCCTGCTGCAGTCCGCGCCCCGGCGCCGCATGCTGCTCGGCCGACTGCGCACCATGGGCCTGAGCGCCCGCCAGGGCCGCGGCCTGCTCGCCCTGGAAGCCCTGCCGCAGGCCCTGCTCGCCGCGGTCGGCGGCGTCCTCGCGGGGTGGGCGGCGATCGGCCTGCTCGCGGAAGGACTCGATCTGCGCCGCATCGCGCTCGCCGCGCACGGCGGCCTCACCGGCCTGGGCGAGGTCACCCTGCGGGCCGACCCCTGGTCCCTGCTGCTGCCCGCCGCGGGCATCGTCGTACTCGTCGCCGGGGTGGCGTTCGCCCAGGCCTGGTGGACCACCCGGCGCACGGCCGCCGTCGACTTGAGGACAGGAGACAACCGATGA
- a CDS encoding ABC transporter ATP-binding protein: MTETTAATGPSLADLEARATARRDRPAYGHDALITCDRLVRVFATDGVEVQALQGLDLLVRDGELMALVGASGSGKSTLMNILAGLDEPTAGAARVAGCDLLGMGSKERLRYRREVVGFVWQQTARNLLPYLTAAQNVALPMQLRGRTARSKRAKAERADRLLQMLEVAECRDRRPHQMSGGQQQRVAIAVALANDPAVLLADEPTGELDSHTAERIFAAFRTANEELGTTIVIVTHDQAVASEVRRTVAIRDGRTSTEVLRRTEVDESTGQESLISREYAMLDRAGRLQLPAEYTEALDMRDRVALELEKDHIGVWPDERG; the protein is encoded by the coding sequence ATGACCGAGACCACCGCCGCGACCGGCCCCTCGCTCGCCGATCTGGAGGCGCGGGCCACCGCGCGCCGCGACCGGCCCGCCTACGGACACGACGCGCTGATCACCTGCGACCGGCTGGTCCGCGTCTTCGCCACCGACGGCGTCGAGGTGCAGGCGCTCCAGGGCCTCGATCTGCTCGTCCGCGACGGCGAGTTGATGGCCCTGGTCGGTGCTTCGGGCAGCGGCAAGTCGACGCTGATGAACATCCTCGCGGGCCTGGACGAGCCGACCGCGGGAGCCGCGCGCGTCGCGGGCTGCGACCTGCTCGGCATGGGCTCGAAGGAGCGGCTGCGTTACCGGCGCGAGGTGGTCGGCTTCGTCTGGCAGCAGACGGCCCGCAACCTCCTGCCCTATCTGACGGCCGCGCAGAACGTGGCGCTGCCCATGCAGTTGCGCGGCCGCACCGCCCGCTCCAAGCGGGCCAAGGCCGAACGCGCCGACCGGCTCCTGCAGATGCTGGAGGTCGCCGAATGCCGCGACCGGCGCCCGCACCAGATGTCCGGCGGCCAGCAGCAGCGCGTCGCCATCGCGGTGGCGCTGGCCAACGATCCCGCGGTGCTCCTCGCCGACGAGCCCACCGGCGAACTCGACTCGCACACCGCGGAACGGATCTTCGCCGCGTTCCGCACCGCCAACGAGGAACTCGGCACCACGATCGTCATCGTCACCCACGACCAGGCGGTCGCCTCCGAGGTCCGCCGCACGGTCGCCATCCGCGACGGCCGCACCTCGACGGAGGTCCTGCGCCGCACGGAGGTCGACGAGTCGACGGGCCAGGAGTCACTGATCTCCCGCGAGTACGCGATGCTGGACCGCGCGGGCCGCCTGCAACTGCCCGCCGAGTACACGGAGGCCCTGGACATGCGGGACCGGGTCGCGCTGGAACTGGAGAAGGACCACATCGGCGTGTGGCCGGACGAGAGGGGCTGA
- a CDS encoding methyltransferase domain-containing protein — protein MEPEPDAALAAAARAALVREIDATGVWRGDPGLRAAFESVPRHVFVPYYYVNAGGGHERLWGEDPDAARRARWLRGAYADAPLATRLRDGDLLSSSSQPSLMAMMLAELDVRAGDRVLEIGAGTGYNAALLAHRLGDEHVTTVDLDPEITESARRHLAAAGYRPAVVTGDGAAGCAERAPYDRIIATCTLGSVPRAWLAQCRPGARILAPLATGLITLTVRDAEYAEGRFLHTPAYFVPLRGGSRRAPHEQHIGGLPRRALQNELFRFLLELTAGSLDPHEALALWQREERPVRERFGITVSGPYEWAWLDDPEGPYVWPL, from the coding sequence ATGGAACCCGAACCCGATGCCGCACTCGCCGCAGCGGCGCGGGCCGCTCTCGTGCGGGAGATCGACGCGACCGGAGTCTGGCGGGGCGACCCCGGGCTGCGGGCCGCGTTCGAGTCCGTGCCGCGGCACGTGTTCGTGCCGTACTACTACGTCAACGCGGGCGGCGGCCACGAGCGGCTGTGGGGCGAGGACCCGGACGCGGCGAGACGGGCGCGCTGGCTGCGCGGGGCGTACGCGGACGCGCCCCTGGCCACCCGCCTGCGCGACGGTGATCTGCTGTCGTCGAGCAGCCAGCCGTCCCTGATGGCGATGATGCTCGCCGAGCTCGACGTGCGCGCGGGGGACCGGGTCCTGGAGATCGGCGCGGGCACCGGCTACAACGCGGCGCTGCTCGCCCACCGGCTCGGCGACGAGCACGTCACCACCGTCGACCTCGACCCGGAGATCACCGAGTCCGCGCGCCGGCACCTGGCGGCCGCCGGATACCGTCCGGCCGTGGTGACCGGCGACGGGGCGGCGGGCTGCGCCGAGCGCGCGCCCTACGACAGGATCATCGCCACCTGCACGCTTGGCTCGGTGCCCAGGGCCTGGCTCGCCCAGTGCCGTCCGGGGGCCCGGATCCTCGCGCCGCTGGCCACCGGCCTGATCACGCTGACGGTGCGCGACGCGGAGTACGCGGAGGGCCGCTTCCTGCACACGCCCGCCTACTTCGTACCGCTGCGCGGCGGCAGCCGAAGGGCCCCGCACGAGCAGCACATCGGGGGGCTGCCGCGCAGGGCCCTGCAGAACGAACTCTTCCGTTTCCTTCTCGAGCTGACCGCGGGCAGCCTCGATCCCCATGAGGCGCTCGCGCTGTGGCAGCGCGAGGAGCGGCCGGTGCGCGAGCGCTTCGGGATCACCGTGAGCGGCCCCTACGAATGGGCCTGGCTCGACGACCCCGAAGGGCCGTACGTCTGGCCGCTGTGA
- a CDS encoding FtsX-like permease family protein, with protein MTGFIFLRVRAHRLLLAAALLAVLLTTAVLATLTAFSGAIGDAALRQSLRTRSAPQAALVVRTQVPPGKDDAAREEVEEGARRTFDGLPVRLRSLARSGTYALPEKERAGRGGQPDLTRFAALDRSRIKLVKGAWPTGTTGTTGSGGTVEVALPETAAAKLKLGPGAAPLTLTDRLTGPKVTVRVTGVYRPTDATDPYWQLDELGGRGVRKGVFMTYGPLLVAPSVLTGSRVSTEGTQWLATADFAAMTTRRVDALRDAATEGPAALTKNRALGGNPSADTALPKVLDRAERALLVSRSTLLIVALQLIMLAGYALLLVARLLSTERGGETELLLARGGSRGRITWLAAVEALLLALPAAVIAPLLAAPLTRLLAGQGALSRTGLRLEVSAGTGVWLAGLVTALGCALAVVAPALSAASGGRRSVRVPALPAPLRAGADVGLLVIAGVAYWQLDSRTSGSGALSDDRGGQLGIDPLLVAAPALALLAGTVVTLRLLPPAARLAERRAARGRGLPGALAGWQLSRRPLRGAGPVLLLVLSVAMGMLAVGQGASWDRSQEDQADFRAGAQIRVLGSRVADGEQAGVFGALPGVRAAAPAVRDTMSLSDDRQATVLALDTAKAVPGLLTRDDLGNGATITAALAPDREPTKAAAEPRAVVTDAFLDASGSRVGDRIEVPAGSRKVPVRISDAVPELPTAGAPEGASGPGGGGILLDLPTLDARLAKDGAKPLAPSEWWLTTGDGEAAQAAAALRSRPDIDPEQVLVRDEIAAQLRDDPLGAGPQAALLAVAAAAAALAAVGFAVSAAGSLRERSAEFAVLRGLGAPRRQLARLIAAEQGFLLGLALLVGLGLGAVLTRAVIPLIVLTGEAAQPVPPVLVELPLGRVALLLAATAAVPLLIIAALSLRRGDPKVSLRHEGGH; from the coding sequence GTGACGGGGTTCATCTTTCTGCGCGTACGCGCGCACCGTCTGCTACTGGCCGCGGCCCTCCTCGCCGTCCTGCTGACGACGGCGGTCCTCGCCACGCTCACCGCGTTCTCCGGCGCGATCGGCGACGCGGCCCTGCGCCAGAGCCTGCGCACCCGCTCGGCGCCCCAGGCCGCGCTCGTCGTACGGACCCAAGTCCCGCCGGGCAAGGACGACGCGGCGCGCGAGGAGGTCGAGGAGGGCGCCCGGCGCACCTTCGACGGCCTTCCCGTGCGGTTGCGCTCCCTGGCCCGCTCGGGGACGTACGCCCTGCCGGAGAAGGAACGCGCGGGGCGGGGCGGCCAGCCCGACCTGACCCGCTTCGCGGCGCTCGACCGGTCCAGGATCAAGCTGGTCAAGGGCGCTTGGCCGACCGGCACAACAGGCACGACAGGTTCGGGCGGCACGGTCGAGGTGGCCCTGCCCGAGACCGCGGCGGCCAAGCTGAAGCTCGGCCCCGGCGCGGCCCCCCTCACCCTCACCGACCGCCTCACGGGCCCCAAAGTCACCGTGCGCGTCACCGGCGTCTACCGTCCCACCGACGCCACCGACCCGTACTGGCAGCTCGACGAACTCGGTGGACGCGGCGTGCGCAAGGGCGTCTTCATGACGTACGGGCCGCTGCTCGTGGCCCCTTCGGTGCTCACCGGGTCGCGCGTCTCGACGGAGGGCACGCAGTGGCTGGCCACCGCTGACTTCGCGGCCATGACCACGCGGCGCGTCGACGCGCTGCGCGACGCCGCCACCGAAGGACCGGCCGCGCTCACCAAGAACCGTGCCCTGGGCGGCAATCCGAGCGCCGACACCGCGCTGCCCAAGGTCCTGGACCGGGCCGAGCGCGCCCTGCTCGTCTCCCGCTCCACCCTGCTGATCGTCGCCCTCCAGCTCATCATGCTCGCCGGGTACGCGCTGCTGCTCGTGGCCAGGCTGCTCAGCACCGAGCGCGGCGGCGAGACCGAACTCCTGCTCGCCCGGGGCGGCTCGCGTGGCCGGATCACCTGGCTCGCCGCCGTCGAGGCACTGCTCCTCGCGCTGCCCGCCGCCGTCATCGCACCGTTGCTCGCGGCCCCGTTGACCCGGCTGCTCGCCGGACAGGGCGCCCTCTCGCGCACCGGACTCCGCCTTGAGGTGTCGGCGGGCACCGGGGTGTGGCTCGCCGGTCTGGTCACCGCGCTCGGCTGCGCGCTCGCGGTCGTCGCGCCCGCCCTCTCGGCCGCTTCGGGCGGGCGCCGCTCCGTCCGCGTACCCGCACTGCCCGCGCCGCTGCGGGCGGGCGCGGACGTGGGCCTCCTTGTCATCGCCGGGGTCGCCTACTGGCAGCTGGACAGCCGCACTTCGGGCTCCGGCGCGCTCAGCGACGACCGCGGCGGACAGCTCGGCATCGACCCGCTGCTCGTCGCCGCACCCGCCCTCGCCCTCCTCGCGGGCACCGTCGTGACCCTGCGCCTTCTGCCGCCCGCGGCACGGCTCGCCGAGCGCCGCGCGGCCCGCGGCCGCGGCCTGCCCGGCGCGCTCGCGGGGTGGCAGCTCAGCAGGCGGCCGCTGCGCGGCGCGGGACCCGTGCTGCTCCTGGTGCTCTCCGTGGCGATGGGCATGCTGGCGGTCGGCCAGGGCGCGTCCTGGGACCGGTCGCAGGAGGACCAGGCGGACTTCCGCGCGGGCGCCCAGATCCGGGTGCTCGGCAGCCGGGTGGCCGACGGCGAACAGGCCGGGGTGTTCGGCGCGTTGCCCGGGGTGCGCGCGGCCGCGCCCGCCGTCCGCGACACGATGAGCCTGTCGGACGACCGGCAGGCGACGGTGCTCGCCCTGGACACCGCGAAGGCCGTGCCCGGCCTGCTGACCCGCGACGACCTCGGGAACGGCGCCACGATCACCGCGGCGCTCGCACCTGACCGGGAGCCGACGAAGGCGGCCGCGGAGCCGCGCGCCGTGGTCACCGACGCCTTCCTCGACGCGAGCGGCTCCCGGGTCGGGGACCGGATCGAGGTGCCCGCGGGGAGCAGGAAGGTCCCGGTGCGCATCTCCGACGCGGTGCCCGAACTGCCCACGGCGGGCGCGCCCGAGGGCGCCTCGGGACCCGGTGGGGGCGGCATCCTGCTCGACCTGCCGACCCTCGACGCCCGCCTCGCCAAGGACGGCGCCAAGCCGCTGGCCCCTTCGGAGTGGTGGCTCACCACCGGCGACGGCGAGGCGGCGCAGGCGGCCGCCGCGCTGCGCTCCCGCCCCGACATCGACCCCGAACAGGTCCTGGTGCGCGACGAGATCGCCGCCCAGCTGCGCGACGACCCGCTCGGCGCGGGACCGCAGGCCGCGCTGCTCGCGGTGGCCGCGGCCGCCGCGGCGCTGGCCGCCGTCGGCTTCGCGGTGAGCGCGGCGGGGTCGCTGCGCGAGCGCTCCGCGGAGTTCGCGGTGCTGCGCGGGCTCGGCGCGCCACGGCGTCAACTGGCCCGGCTCATCGCCGCCGAGCAGGGCTTCCTGCTCGGGCTCGCGCTCCTGGTCGGCCTCGGCCTCGGCGCGGTCCTGACCCGCGCCGTGATCCCCCTGATCGTCCTCACCGGCGAGGCGGCCCAGCCGGTGCCACCGGTCCTGGTGGAACTCCCCCTGGGCCGCGTCGCCCTGCTGCTCGCCGCGACCGCCGCGGTGCCGCTCCTGATCATCGCGGCGCTCTCGCTGCGCCGCGGCGACCCGAAGGTGTCCCTGCGCCACGAAGGGGGCCACTGA